In a single window of the Sulfurimonas sp. hsl 1-7 genome:
- a CDS encoding 2-oxoacid:acceptor oxidoreductase family protein, translated as MARQIMRFTGVGGQGVLLAGEIFAAAKIKAGGHGLKTATYTSQVRGGPTVVDITLDDDEIFYPYANDGEIDFMLSVAQASYNLFKDGVTPGGTIVIDPNLVHPTEEDRKKWRIIEIPIITIAKEEVGNVITQSVVALAIANTIIKPLDRNHLIDVMLSKVPAKVHEANKKAYDLGEKYAQEAIAK; from the coding sequence ATGGCTAGACAAATAATGAGATTTACAGGTGTTGGTGGACAGGGTGTTCTTCTTGCTGGAGAGATTTTTGCTGCTGCAAAAATTAAAGCTGGTGGACACGGACTAAAAACTGCTACGTATACTTCACAGGTACGTGGTGGTCCAACAGTTGTTGATATTACTTTAGATGATGATGAGATCTTCTACCCATATGCAAATGATGGTGAAATTGATTTTATGCTTTCTGTTGCACAAGCAAGTTATAACCTATTTAAAGATGGTGTAACTCCAGGTGGAACAATTGTTATCGATCCAAACCTTGTTCACCCAACTGAAGAAGATAGAAAAAAATGGAGAATCATTGAGATTCCTATTATTACTATTGCAAAAGAAGAGGTTGGTAATGTTATTACTCAATCTGTTGTTGCTCTTGCAATTGCTAATACTATCATTAAACCTTTAGATAGAAATCACTTAATTGATGTTATGCTTTCTAAAGTACCTGCTAAAGTTCATGAAGCAAATAAAAAAGCTTATGACCTAGGTGAAAAATACGCTCAAGAAGCAATAGCTAAATAA
- a CDS encoding 2-oxoglutarate ferredoxin oxidoreductase subunit beta gives MAFNYDKYLRLEKMPTLWCWGCGDGVILKAFIRAVDKLGISQDDICVVSGIGCSGRFSSYVDFNTVHTTHGRTVAFATGIKLVHPDKYVVCVAGDGDALAIGGNHTIHGARRNIDITLIIINNFIYGLTNSQTSPTTPQGMWTVSQKAGNIDPTFNACDLGIAAGASFVARETMLDPKKLEKVFVKALEHRGFSFLDIMSNCHINLGRKNKMQSAMENLEWIDSITMPKKKYDALPEEEKLNIFPTGILKEDKEVREYCDMYADIIAVHQGKRKVITQDDFAKKI, from the coding sequence ATGGCATTTAATTATGATAAATATTTAAGACTTGAAAAAATGCCAACACTATGGTGTTGGGGTTGTGGTGACGGTGTTATCTTAAAGGCTTTTATCCGTGCAGTAGATAAGCTTGGTATTAGTCAAGATGACATTTGTGTAGTTTCTGGTATTGGTTGTTCTGGACGTTTCTCATCTTATGTAGATTTCAACACAGTACATACAACTCACGGTAGAACAGTTGCTTTTGCTACTGGTATTAAACTTGTTCACCCAGACAAATATGTTGTTTGTGTTGCTGGTGACGGTGATGCACTTGCTATCGGTGGTAACCATACTATTCACGGTGCTAGAAGAAACATTGATATTACATTAATTATTATCAATAACTTCATCTATGGTTTAACAAACTCACAAACATCTCCAACTACTCCTCAGGGTATGTGGACTGTTTCTCAAAAAGCTGGTAATATCGATCCAACTTTCAATGCTTGTGATCTTGGTATCGCTGCTGGTGCTTCTTTTGTTGCACGTGAGACTATGTTAGATCCTAAGAAACTTGAAAAAGTTTTCGTAAAAGCTTTAGAGCATAGAGGTTTCTCTTTCTTAGATATTATGTCTAACTGTCATATTAACCTTGGTCGTAAAAACAAAATGCAATCTGCTATGGAAAACCTAGAGTGGATTGATAGCATCACTATGCCTAAGAAAAAATATGATGCATTACCGGAAGAAGAAAAACTAAACATTTTCCCAACTGGTATCTTAAAAGAAGACAAAGAAGTTAGAGAATACTGTGATATGTATGCAGATATTATCGCTGTACATCAAGGTAAACGTAAAGTAATCACTCAAGACGACTTTGCTAAGAAAATATAA
- a CDS encoding 2-oxoglutarate synthase subunit alpha, with amino-acid sequence MALREVISTGNDLAAIAAVDAGCRFFGGYPITPSSEVMHTISDLLPAVGGTAIQMEDEIAGVAAAAGAGMAGVRTMTATSGPGISLKAENLGLAQMAEVPLVVVNVMRGGPSTGLPTRVSQGDVRQAKNPSHGDYRSITLCAGNLAECYTETVRAFNLADRFMQPVFVLLDETIGHMHGKAMLPTVEDVQAGIVPRKTFDGAPEDYRPYECEADQPAVLNPMFQGYRYHFTGLHHDAMGFPTEEIETCRKLIQRLEDKVMMHTDEIEHNEEFMLDDLTGEEGEVLIIAYGSVSLAAKEAIRHLRADGIKAGLFRPITLWPSPADTMKKYTDKIKNVLCVELNIRQYTEEVERVSGRLDIEGLYKVNGRAISPYEIVNKVKEVF; translated from the coding sequence ATGGCATTAAGAGAAGTAATTTCAACTGGTAATGACTTAGCTGCAATCGCAGCAGTTGATGCTGGATGTAGATTTTTCGGAGGGTATCCAATTACTCCTTCATCAGAAGTAATGCATACAATTTCTGATTTATTACCGGCTGTTGGTGGTACTGCAATTCAGATGGAAGATGAGATCGCTGGTGTTGCTGCGGCTGCTGGTGCTGGTATGGCTGGTGTTCGTACTATGACAGCTACTTCAGGTCCTGGTATTTCATTAAAAGCTGAAAACCTTGGTCTTGCGCAAATGGCTGAAGTTCCTTTAGTTGTTGTAAACGTTATGCGTGGTGGTCCATCAACTGGTCTTCCAACTCGTGTATCTCAAGGTGATGTTCGTCAAGCGAAAAACCCATCTCATGGTGACTACCGTTCAATCACTTTATGTGCTGGTAACTTAGCTGAATGTTATACTGAAACTGTTCGTGCATTCAACTTAGCTGACCGTTTCATGCAACCTGTATTTGTATTACTAGATGAAACAATCGGTCACATGCATGGTAAAGCTATGCTTCCAACTGTTGAAGATGTTCAAGCTGGAATCGTTCCTCGTAAAACTTTCGACGGTGCTCCGGAAGATTATAGACCATATGAGTGTGAAGCTGATCAACCAGCGGTTCTTAACCCAATGTTCCAAGGTTACAGATACCACTTTACAGGTCTTCACCATGATGCAATGGGATTCCCAACTGAAGAGATCGAAACTTGTCGTAAACTGATTCAAAGACTTGAAGACAAAGTTATGATGCATACAGATGAGATCGAACACAACGAAGAGTTTATGTTAGATGACTTAACTGGAGAAGAGGGTGAAGTACTTATCATCGCTTACGGTTCTGTTTCTCTTGCAGCAAAAGAAGCTATTCGTCACTTAAGAGCAGATGGAATCAAGGCTGGTTTATTCAGACCAATTACTTTATGGCCAAGTCCAGCTGATACTATGAAAAAGTATACAGACAAAATCAAAAATGTTCTTTGTGTTGAGTTAAATATCAGACAATATACTGAAGAAGTAGAGCGTGTATCTGGTAGACTTGACATTGAAGGTCTATACAAAGTTAATGGTAGAGCTATCTCTCCATATGAAATTGTAAACAAAGTAAAAGAGGTATTCTAA
- a CDS encoding 4Fe-4S dicluster domain-containing protein gives MATASMTENVNNAPVWVNTANCKACDICVSVCPSGVLGMKYDSTSTLGAMISIDHPEACIGCNECELTCPDFAIYVANKADLKEAGKSFAKLTDEAKERQAAIVANNYMSLEQGVK, from the coding sequence ATGGCAACTGCTAGTATGACTGAAAATGTTAATAATGCACCAGTATGGGTAAATACTGCTAACTGTAAAGCATGTGATATTTGTGTATCTGTATGTCCATCAGGTGTATTAGGTATGAAATACGATTCAACTTCAACTTTAGGTGCGATGATCTCTATTGATCACCCTGAAGCTTGTATTGGATGTAATGAGTGTGAACTTACGTGTCCGGACTTTGCTATTTATGTAGCAAATAAAGCTGATTTAAAAGAAGCAGGCAAAAGTTTTGCTAAGTTAACTGATGAAGCTAAAGAACGTCAGGCAGCTATCGTGGCAAACAACTATATGTCTCTAGAACAAGGAGTTAAATAA
- the sucD gene encoding succinate--CoA ligase subunit alpha has translation MSILVNKDTKVIVQGFTGKEGSFHAEQCMAYGTKIVGGVTPNKGGQEHLGQPVFNTVKEAVASTGATVSMIFVPPAFVADAVMEAADAGIELAVVITEGAPVRDMQAAKAYATKHNMKTIGPNCPGIITAEECKIGIMPGMIFKKGNVGLISKSGTLTYEGANQVCNEGFGITTAVGIGGDPIIGLSYKQLLPMFEADPETEAIVMIGEIGGDLEIQAAAFIKENITKPVVAFIAGQTAPKGKRMGHAGAIVSGSAGTAKEKMDALEAAGVKVVVSPAEIGKAVAEVLSK, from the coding sequence ATGAGTATTTTAGTAAATAAAGATACAAAAGTAATTGTACAAGGTTTTACAGGAAAAGAGGGTTCTTTTCACGCTGAGCAATGTATGGCATACGGTACAAAAATCGTTGGTGGTGTTACACCAAACAAAGGTGGCCAAGAACATTTAGGTCAACCTGTATTTAATACAGTTAAAGAAGCAGTTGCATCAACTGGTGCTACTGTGTCTATGATTTTCGTTCCGCCTGCATTTGTTGCAGATGCTGTAATGGAAGCTGCTGATGCTGGTATTGAACTTGCAGTAGTTATTACTGAAGGTGCTCCGGTTCGTGACATGCAAGCTGCAAAAGCATATGCTACTAAACACAACATGAAAACTATCGGGCCAAACTGTCCTGGTATTATCACAGCTGAAGAGTGTAAGATAGGTATCATGCCTGGTATGATCTTCAAAAAAGGTAATGTAGGGCTTATCTCTAAGTCTGGTACATTAACTTACGAAGGTGCAAACCAAGTATGTAACGAAGGTTTTGGTATTACAACTGCAGTTGGTATTGGTGGAGACCCGATTATCGGTCTTTCTTACAAACAGCTTTTACCAATGTTTGAAGCAGATCCGGAAACTGAAGCGATCGTTATGATTGGTGAAATCGGTGGAGATCTTGAAATCCAAGCTGCTGCTTTCATTAAAGAAAACATCACAAAACCTGTTGTTGCATTCATCGCTGGTCAAACTGCTCCTAAAGGGAAACGTATGGGTCACGCTGGTGCAATCGTATCTGGTTCAGCTGGAACTGCAAAAGAGAAAATGGATGCTTTAGAGGCTGCTGGTGTTAAAGTTGTTGTTTCACCTGCTGAAATCGGTAAAGCTGTAGCGGAAGTATTAAGTAAGTAA
- the sucC gene encoding ADP-forming succinate--CoA ligase subunit beta, giving the protein MNIHEYQAKQIFAKYGVPTPRGIVANTPEQAFLNAQELGGNIWVVKAQIHAGGRGLGGGVKLAKSLEEVKTLASEILGMQLVTHQTGPEGKLVQKVYIEEGADIKDELYLGVVLDRAKEMPVIMASTEGGMEIEKVAEETPEKIVKVAVDPAIGFQGFHGRELLFGLGITDSVEQKNFLKFAKALYNVYMDNDAEMIEINPLIKTGAGEFLALDGKMGFDDSALGRHPDIEDMRDISEEDPDEREASRYGLSYVSLDGEIGCMVNGAGLAMGTMDTINYMGGTPANFLDVGGSANAETVAKGFEIILKNPNVKAIFVNIFGGIVRCDRIANGILEATKLTDVHVPVIVRLDGTNAAEAAEILRNANIDNVIAADDLADGAAKAVAAAKGE; this is encoded by the coding sequence ATGAATATACATGAATATCAAGCAAAACAAATTTTTGCTAAATATGGTGTACCAACACCAAGAGGTATAGTGGCAAACACGCCTGAACAAGCTTTTTTAAATGCACAAGAACTTGGTGGAAATATTTGGGTTGTTAAGGCTCAAATTCACGCTGGTGGACGTGGTCTTGGCGGTGGTGTAAAACTTGCTAAGTCTTTAGAAGAAGTAAAAACTTTAGCTTCTGAAATTTTAGGTATGCAATTAGTAACTCACCAAACTGGACCAGAGGGTAAACTGGTTCAAAAAGTTTACATCGAAGAGGGTGCTGACATTAAAGATGAGTTATATCTTGGTGTAGTACTTGACCGTGCTAAAGAGATGCCTGTAATCATGGCTTCTACTGAAGGTGGTATGGAGATTGAAAAAGTAGCTGAAGAGACTCCGGAAAAAATTGTAAAAGTTGCAGTTGATCCAGCTATCGGTTTTCAAGGTTTCCATGGTAGAGAATTATTATTCGGTTTAGGTATCACTGACAGCGTTGAGCAAAAGAACTTTTTAAAATTTGCAAAAGCTTTATACAACGTGTATATGGACAATGATGCTGAGATGATCGAGATCAATCCACTTATTAAAACTGGTGCAGGTGAATTCTTAGCACTTGACGGTAAAATGGGATTTGATGACTCTGCTCTTGGACGTCACCCGGATATCGAAGATATGCGTGATATCTCTGAAGAGGATCCTGATGAGAGAGAAGCTAGCCGTTACGGTCTTTCTTATGTATCTCTTGATGGTGAAATCGGTTGTATGGTAAACGGTGCAGGTCTTGCTATGGGTACTATGGATACAATTAACTATATGGGTGGTACACCTGCAAACTTCCTTGACGTTGGTGGTTCGGCTAACGCTGAGACTGTTGCAAAAGGTTTTGAGATTATTCTTAAAAATCCAAATGTAAAAGCTATCTTTGTAAATATTTTCGGTGGTATCGTTAGATGTGACCGTATTGCAAACGGTATCTTAGAAGCTACTAAACTTACTGATGTACATGTACCGGTTATTGTTCGTCTTGACGGTACAAATGCAGCGGAAGCAGCAGAGATATTAAGAAATGCAAACATCGATAATGTTATTGCAGCTGATGATTTAGCAGATGGTGCTGCAAAAGCAGTAGCAGCAGCGAAAGGAGAATAA
- the fumC gene encoding class II fumarate hydratase: protein MSTRIEKDTMGEMQVPVDAYWAAQTQRSIQNFKIGEETMPYEITRAFSYLKKAVALVNKDLGKLDAAKADAIAQAADDMLAGKLDGNYPLVVWQTGSGTQSNMNNNEVLANRATEILGGDFRKEKLVHPNDDVNKSQSSNDTYPTALHVASVIAVEERLLPAIAKLKATLQAKSEAFSSIVKIGRTHLQDATPLTLGQEISGWVEMLAKSEKMAKDSLEAVRELALGGTAVGTGLNAHPELGERVAKKLSELTGHDFITAPNKFHALTSHDALVFAHGALKALAADMMKIANDVRWLASGPRCGLGEISIPENEPGSSIMPGKVNPTQSEAVTMVTCQVMGNDATIGFAASQGNFELNVFKPVIAYNFLQSVRLLSDSIVSFNDNAAVGIMPNEAKIDHFLHDSLMLVTALNPYIGYENAAKIAKTAHKNNSTLKATAIELGLLTAEQFDEYVKPEEMIAPKA from the coding sequence ATGAGTACACGTATAGAAAAAGATACAATGGGTGAAATGCAAGTTCCGGTAGACGCTTACTGGGCTGCACAAACACAAAGATCTATTCAAAACTTTAAAATCGGCGAAGAAACAATGCCGTATGAGATTACAAGAGCATTCTCATATCTTAAAAAAGCAGTAGCTTTAGTAAACAAAGATCTTGGAAAACTTGATGCTGCAAAAGCTGATGCTATCGCACAAGCTGCTGATGATATGCTTGCTGGAAAACTTGATGGAAACTATCCTCTTGTTGTATGGCAAACAGGTTCAGGTACGCAATCAAACATGAACAATAATGAAGTTCTTGCAAACCGTGCTACTGAAATTTTAGGCGGTGACTTTAGAAAAGAGAAATTAGTACATCCAAATGATGATGTAAATAAATCTCAAAGTTCAAACGATACGTACCCGACAGCTTTACACGTAGCTTCTGTTATTGCAGTTGAAGAGAGACTTTTACCGGCTATCGCTAAATTAAAAGCAACATTACAAGCAAAATCTGAAGCGTTTAGCTCGATCGTAAAAATAGGTCGTACACACCTTCAAGATGCTACTCCACTTACACTTGGTCAAGAGATCAGCGGATGGGTAGAGATGCTTGCTAAGTCTGAAAAGATGGCTAAAGATTCATTAGAAGCAGTTCGTGAGCTAGCACTTGGCGGTACAGCTGTTGGTACAGGTCTTAATGCTCACCCTGAATTAGGTGAAAGAGTAGCTAAAAAACTTTCAGAGTTAACTGGTCATGATTTTATTACAGCTCCAAATAAATTTCATGCTTTAACTTCTCATGATGCACTTGTATTCGCTCACGGTGCATTAAAAGCTTTAGCTGCTGATATGATGAAAATTGCTAATGATGTTAGATGGTTAGCTTCAGGTCCTAGATGTGGTCTTGGTGAGATCTCTATTCCTGAAAATGAGCCTGGTTCGTCAATTATGCCTGGTAAAGTAAACCCGACTCAATCTGAAGCGGTAACTATGGTTACTTGTCAGGTAATGGGTAACGATGCAACTATCGGTTTTGCTGCATCTCAAGGGAACTTTGAGTTAAACGTATTTAAACCGGTAATCGCTTACAACTTCTTACAATCAGTAAGACTTTTAAGTGATTCTATCGTTTCATTTAATGACAATGCTGCAGTTGGAATTATGCCAAATGAAGCAAAAATTGATCATTTCTTACATGACTCACTTATGTTAGTTACTGCACTTAACCCATATATCGGTTATGAAAATGCAGCAAAAATTGCAAAAACTGCACACAAGAACAACTCAACTCTAAAAGCTACGGCTATTGAGCTTGGTCTTTTAACTGCAGAGCAGTTTGATGAATATGTAAAACCAGAAGAGATGATTGCGCCAAAAGCGTAG
- the mdh gene encoding malate dehydrogenase, with the protein MNQGKRVGIVGAGNVGATVAYSLAMLGSCHEIILRDNKIEVAKGKALDMSQAASAVRSHTVVSVAEEMSDLVDCDVVVVTAGSPRLPGMSRDDLLMINANITKDVIQGIAKYSPNAVIIMVSNPLDAMTYVALKESGFDRSRVIGMAGILDSSRMAAFIQEKLGYGGGQIRASVMGGHGDDMVPLPRYSTVAGVPLSDVLSSDEIDEIVDRTRHGGAEIVGYLKTGSAYYAPAKSTAIMVEAILKDTKQIHPCAVYLDGEYGYNDVVSGVPVMLGAKGAEKIIEVTLDEKEKAMFKKSCDSVQTLIDTLNKNNFFEGK; encoded by the coding sequence ATGAATCAAGGTAAAAGAGTAGGAATAGTAGGAGCTGGTAATGTTGGAGCAACAGTAGCTTACTCTCTTGCAATGCTTGGATCTTGTCATGAAATAATCTTACGTGACAATAAGATTGAAGTAGCTAAAGGTAAAGCTCTAGATATGTCTCAAGCTGCATCGGCTGTAAGAAGTCATACAGTTGTTAGTGTTGCAGAAGAGATGTCAGATCTAGTTGATTGTGATGTAGTAGTTGTAACTGCAGGAAGCCCAAGACTTCCTGGAATGAGTAGAGATGATCTACTTATGATTAATGCAAATATCACAAAGGATGTTATTCAAGGAATAGCAAAATATTCTCCAAATGCAGTAATTATCATGGTATCTAATCCGTTAGATGCAATGACATATGTAGCATTAAAAGAGAGTGGTTTTGACAGAAGCCGCGTAATTGGAATGGCTGGTATTTTAGATAGTTCAAGAATGGCAGCGTTTATTCAAGAAAAACTTGGATACGGTGGAGGACAAATTCGTGCTTCAGTTATGGGTGGTCACGGTGATGACATGGTTCCGTTACCAAGATACTCAACTGTTGCTGGTGTACCTCTTTCAGATGTATTAAGTTCAGATGAGATTGATGAGATTGTAGATAGAACTCGTCACGGTGGTGCTGAGATCGTAGGTTATTTAAAAACTGGTTCAGCATACTATGCTCCGGCGAAATCTACAGCTATTATGGTAGAAGCAATTTTAAAAGATACAAAACAGATCCATCCATGTGCAGTGTATCTTGACGGTGAATACGGATATAACGATGTTGTATCTGGTGTGCCTGTTATGCTTGGAGCTAAAGGTGCAGAAAAAATTATTGAAGTAACTTTAGATGAAAAAGAGAAAGCAATGTTCAAAAAATCTTGCGATTCAGTACAAACGCTAATTGATACTTTAAATAAAAATAACTTTTTTGAAGGGAAATAA